A genomic stretch from Clostridia bacterium includes:
- a CDS encoding threonylcarbamoyl-AMP synthase, translating to MKTELVTNITESIIEQAAETLKNGGLVAFPTETVYGLGADGLNGEAVKKIYEAKGRPSDNPLILHIADTSMLEGIVQSVNDTAKVLMDAFWPGPLTLVFPKTDQVPKETSGGLNTVAVRFPAHPLAQKLILKSGTPVAAPSANSSGKPSPTRAEHVYEDLNGKIPWILDGGACEIGVESTVVDVTGEKPVILRPGKITIEQISALFEGTTYDRHLIAEAGEVVAPKSPGMKYKHYAPKGKIEILSGSLEAMQTYIDKNSGEHTAVLTFDQFEIKHQNIYSLGNILNPEEGCARLFDDFRTFDALGIEQIFAVMPEKNGVGFALYNRLLKAAGGKVILL from the coding sequence ATGAAAACAGAACTTGTAACAAACATAACAGAATCTATAATAGAGCAAGCCGCCGAAACTTTAAAAAACGGCGGTTTGGTTGCGTTTCCGACGGAAACGGTTTACGGGCTTGGTGCAGACGGATTAAACGGTGAAGCGGTAAAAAAAATCTATGAAGCAAAGGGCAGACCTTCTGACAATCCGTTGATTTTGCATATTGCAGATACGTCCATGTTAGAGGGGATTGTGCAGTCTGTAAACGATACCGCAAAAGTGTTGATGGACGCATTTTGGCCGGGACCGTTAACATTGGTTTTCCCGAAAACCGATCAGGTGCCCAAAGAAACCTCGGGCGGTTTAAACACAGTTGCGGTGCGTTTTCCGGCACATCCGCTGGCACAAAAGCTGATTTTAAAAAGCGGTACACCCGTTGCGGCACCCTCTGCCAACTCCTCCGGCAAGCCGTCTCCTACAAGGGCAGAGCATGTTTACGAGGATTTGAACGGCAAAATTCCGTGGATTTTAGACGGCGGTGCCTGCGAAATCGGGGTAGAGTCGACGGTTGTGGATGTTACGGGAGAAAAACCGGTGATTTTGCGTCCCGGTAAAATTACAATCGAACAAATTTCGGCACTTTTCGAGGGTACAACCTACGACAGACATCTCATTGCAGAGGCAGGCGAGGTGGTTGCTCCAAAAAGTCCCGGCATGAAATACAAGCATTATGCGCCCAAGGGCAAAATTGAAATTTTGTCCGGCAGTTTAGAGGCGATGCAGACATATATTGACAAAAACAGCGGAGAACACACCGCTGTATTAACCTTTGACCAGTTTGAAATCAAGCATCAAAACATTTATTCCCTGGGAAATATTTTAAATCCGGAAGAGGGGTGTGCCCGTCTGTTTGACGATTTCAGAACCTTTGATGCGTTGGGCATCGAACAGATTTTTGCGGTGATGCCTGAGAAAAACGGTGTGGGCTTTGCCCTTTATAACCGTTTGCTGAAAGCCGCCGGCGGAAAGGTAATCTTACTATGA
- the tsaD gene encoding tRNA (adenosine(37)-N6)-threonylcarbamoyltransferase complex transferase subunit TsaD, with translation MIRILAIESSCDETAAAVVQDGEKVLSNIIFSQADLHSKYGGVVPEVASRLHIECIDTVVKEALKEADMTLEEVDAVAVTFAPGLIGSVLVGLSYAKSLAFGAGKPLIGVHHIEGHICANYLHGLKPPFVCLVASGGHSHIIEVQDYRKYNILGKTRDDAAGEAFDKVARVLGLGYPGGPNIDKAAKQGENNIPFTKPKFQDGTLDFSFSGIKTAVINYVHNIEQKGGTYSKADLAASFQTTVVEMLTDNTFEAAKRAGVKKVALAGGVAANTALREAFCRRAEQAGMEFVCPDFVYCTDNAAMIGAAAYHYFVRNEFSGMDLNAKAYLPINFKDGE, from the coding sequence ATGATTAGAATTTTAGCCATTGAAAGCTCTTGTGACGAAACAGCCGCGGCTGTGGTGCAGGACGGTGAAAAAGTACTTTCCAATATCATATTTTCCCAGGCAGACCTGCACAGTAAATACGGCGGGGTTGTACCGGAGGTGGCTTCGCGCCTGCATATTGAATGTATTGACACGGTTGTAAAGGAAGCCCTCAAGGAGGCAGACATGACTTTAGAGGAAGTGGATGCGGTGGCAGTCACCTTTGCACCGGGACTGATCGGCTCTGTGCTGGTGGGTTTGTCTTATGCAAAGTCCCTTGCCTTTGGGGCAGGTAAACCGCTCATTGGTGTACATCATATCGAAGGGCATATCTGTGCAAACTATCTGCACGGCTTAAAACCGCCTTTTGTATGTTTGGTGGCTTCCGGCGGACACAGCCATATCATTGAGGTTCAGGACTACAGAAAGTATAATATTTTAGGTAAAACCCGTGACGATGCGGCAGGAGAAGCCTTTGACAAGGTGGCGCGCGTGTTAGGGCTCGGGTATCCGGGCGGCCCGAATATTGATAAGGCGGCAAAACAGGGCGAAAACAATATTCCGTTTACCAAGCCCAAGTTTCAGGACGGCACACTGGATTTTTCGTTCAGCGGCATTAAAACGGCTGTGATTAATTATGTGCATAACATCGAGCAAAAAGGCGGCACCTATAGCAAGGCCGATCTTGCGGCAAGCTTCCAGACTACGGTGGTGGAAATGCTGACCGATAACACCTTTGAGGCGGCAAAACGCGCAGGGGTTAAAAAAGTAGCACTTGCAGGCGGTGTTGCAGCAAACACGGCACTTCGGGAAGCATTCTGCCGAAGAGCAGAGCAGGCAGGGATGGAATTTGTTTGTCCGGATTTCGTGTATTGTACCGATAATGCGGCAATGATTGGTGCCGCGGCATATCACTATTTTGTGCGGAATGAATTTTCGGGCATGGACTTAAATGCCAAGGCATATCTGCCCATCAACTTTAAGGACGGAGAGTAA
- the ybaK gene encoding Cys-tRNA(Pro) deacylase: MAKEAKTNAMRMLERAKVNYKALTYPTDDGGIDGISIATKMGEPFELVYKTLVTKGHSGNHFVFVVPVAKELDLKKAAKAVGEKNVEMIPVADLLKTTGYIRGGCSPVGMKKQFVTVIDASAETLSEMYVSGGRIGLQICANPKELANAVGAKFEFITHE, encoded by the coding sequence ATGGCAAAAGAAGCAAAAACAAACGCCATGCGTATGTTAGAGCGGGCAAAGGTGAACTACAAGGCTTTGACCTATCCGACCGACGATGGCGGTATTGACGGCATTTCCATTGCCACGAAAATGGGAGAGCCTTTTGAATTGGTTTACAAAACATTGGTGACCAAAGGACACAGCGGAAATCATTTTGTGTTTGTGGTGCCGGTGGCAAAGGAGCTGGATTTAAAAAAAGCCGCCAAGGCGGTGGGCGAAAAGAATGTGGAAATGATTCCTGTTGCGGATTTGTTAAAAACCACAGGCTATATCCGTGGCGGTTGTTCCCCAGTGGGCATGAAAAAGCAGTTTGTGACGGTGATTGATGCGTCGGCAGAGACACTTTCCGAAATGTATGTTTCGGGCGGAAGAATCGGGTTGCAGATTTGCGCAAATCCCAAGGAACTGGCGAACGCTGTCGGTGCAAAATTTGAATTTATCACACATGAATAA
- the rimI gene encoding ribosomal protein S18-alanine N-acetyltransferase has product MRIVKLEERHLDALSEIDAVSHAPWSKESFKSELDNAVAFYHVAESDEGVVLGYIGYWWSFFEVQITFLAVHPDYRRQGIAEKLIAHIYEELAEMDVETIQLEVRAGNEPAIRLYKKCGFVEVGRRPRYYGGKEDAILMDLTIERNAEA; this is encoded by the coding sequence ATGAGAATTGTGAAGCTGGAAGAGAGACATTTAGACGCGCTTTCGGAAATTGACGCGGTTTCTCATGCCCCCTGGAGTAAAGAAAGCTTTAAATCCGAGTTGGATAACGCGGTGGCATTTTACCATGTGGCAGAATCGGACGAGGGTGTTGTTTTAGGATATATCGGCTACTGGTGGTCGTTTTTTGAGGTGCAGATTACGTTTTTGGCGGTACATCCTGATTACCGAAGACAAGGTATTGCGGAAAAACTGATTGCACATATTTATGAGGAACTGGCAGAAATGGATGTGGAAACCATTCAGCTGGAGGTACGGGCAGGGAACGAGCCTGCCATCCGCCTTTATAAAAAGTGTGGATTTGTGGAGGTTGGACGGCGTCCCCGTTATTACGGCGGAAAAGAGGATGCCATACTTATGGATTTGACCATTGAAAGGAACGCAGAAGCATGA
- a CDS encoding cytidine deaminase, with the protein MGRTDKINYYLDIAETVLERGTCLRRNFGAIIVKNDEIISTGYTGAPRGRKNCMDMGVCTREKLKIPRGTRYEMCRSVHAEANCIISASRRDMIGADLYLVGIEKSTGEYVANTSSCAMCKRQVINAGIERVIIRDDKTNYRIIPVSEWIEFDDSLDFIEGY; encoded by the coding sequence ATGGGAAGAACAGATAAAATCAATTACTATCTGGACATCGCGGAAACCGTTCTGGAGCGTGGCACATGCCTGCGACGGAATTTTGGCGCAATTATTGTAAAAAACGATGAAATTATTTCGACCGGCTACACAGGCGCACCCCGTGGCAGAAAAAACTGCATGGATATGGGTGTTTGTACCCGTGAAAAATTAAAGATTCCGAGAGGTACACGTTATGAAATGTGTCGCTCGGTACACGCGGAAGCAAACTGTATCATCAGCGCATCCCGCAGGGACATGATTGGAGCAGACCTGTATCTGGTGGGAATCGAAAAATCAACCGGTGAATATGTAGCCAACACGTCCTCTTGCGCCATGTGCAAACGGCAGGTGATAAATGCCGGCATTGAACGGGTGATTATTCGCGACGACAAAACCAATTACAGAATCATTCCGGTTTCGGAATGGATTGAATTTGATGACAGTTTAGACTTTATTGAAGGCTATTGA
- the tsaB gene encoding tRNA (adenosine(37)-N6)-threonylcarbamoyltransferase complex dimerization subunit type 1 TsaB, whose translation MKVLAMDTATKAATVAVTEDGKLLGEVTLNLNKPHSQKVMPLIEGLLSELELKASDIDLFACANGPGSFTGLRIGVAAVQGLATSVNKQCAGVSTLEAMAYNYTKITDMCVCPVLDAKREQLYYALYKGDKVIIAPSLETVDNVLGQLACLGKPVLFVGDAVSVYAEKIQKALPDAKLAPEVFNVNYAYHVATLAQSKVDAGVEAKANPEYLMKSYVDKE comes from the coding sequence ATGAAGGTTCTTGCAATGGATACCGCGACCAAAGCGGCAACAGTAGCTGTGACCGAGGACGGAAAGCTTTTGGGAGAAGTTACTTTAAATTTGAATAAACCCCATTCCCAAAAGGTGATGCCTTTGATTGAAGGCTTACTTTCGGAATTAGAACTTAAGGCTTCTGATATCGACCTTTTTGCCTGCGCCAACGGACCCGGGTCCTTTACGGGGCTCAGAATCGGTGTTGCGGCGGTGCAGGGACTTGCGACCTCGGTGAATAAGCAGTGCGCAGGCGTTTCTACGTTAGAGGCAATGGCATATAATTACACTAAAATTACCGATATGTGCGTGTGTCCCGTGCTGGATGCAAAGCGCGAACAGCTGTATTACGCGCTGTATAAGGGCGATAAGGTGATTATTGCACCCTCGTTGGAAACGGTGGACAATGTGCTCGGACAGCTGGCGTGCCTTGGGAAGCCCGTGCTTTTTGTTGGGGATGCGGTTTCGGTATATGCGGAGAAAATCCAAAAGGCTTTGCCTGATGCAAAGCTTGCACCTGAGGTGTTTAACGTAAATTATGCATATCATGTGGCAACCCTTGCACAAAGCAAGGTGGATGCGGGTGTAGAAGCAAAAGCAAATCCGGAATATCTGATGAAATCATATGTAGATAAGGAGTAA
- the rpiB gene encoding ribose 5-phosphate isomerase B, producing MAIAIGSDHGGFELKNEIKKHLEDLGLAVQDFGTYTKDSVDYPDIAEAVCVPVAAGAFEFGVLVCGTGIGISIAANKVNGIRAAHCTDAYSAAKAKEHNNANVICLGGRITGVDLALTIVDAYLNAEFEGGRHQNRVDKIMALEK from the coding sequence ATGGCAATTGCAATCGGTAGTGATCATGGCGGTTTTGAATTAAAAAACGAAATTAAAAAACATCTGGAGGATTTAGGTCTTGCGGTGCAGGATTTCGGCACATACACAAAAGACTCGGTGGATTATCCGGATATTGCAGAAGCAGTTTGCGTGCCCGTTGCGGCAGGCGCATTTGAATTTGGTGTGTTGGTTTGCGGAACCGGTATCGGTATTTCCATTGCGGCAAACAAAGTAAACGGCATCCGTGCAGCGCATTGTACAGATGCATACAGCGCGGCAAAGGCAAAGGAACACAACAATGCCAATGTAATCTGCCTGGGTGGCAGAATCACAGGTGTGGATTTAGCACTTACCATTGTGGATGCATATCTGAATGCTGAATTTGAAGGTGGCAGACACCAGAACCGTGTAGACAAAATTATGGCTCTGGAAAAATAA
- the tsaE gene encoding tRNA (adenosine(37)-N6)-threonylcarbamoyltransferase complex ATPase subunit type 1 TsaE produces the protein MMEFYSKSDMETRSIAEGFAKNLKAGDVVCLTGDLGAGKTTFTKGIATALQVPYEPTSPTFNIVNVYEGNTDLYHFDLYRLQETEDLYSIDFDSYLFGDGILVIEWPEIAYPLLDKYYSVHLTYDGENRKIEITEV, from the coding sequence ATGATGGAATTTTACAGCAAAAGCGATATGGAAACCCGCTCCATAGCAGAGGGGTTTGCGAAAAACTTAAAAGCAGGAGATGTGGTTTGCCTCACCGGAGATTTAGGTGCAGGCAAAACCACTTTTACCAAAGGGATTGCAACGGCTTTGCAGGTGCCTTATGAGCCCACAAGTCCCACCTTCAACATTGTAAACGTGTATGAGGGAAATACAGACTTGTATCATTTTGACCTGTATCGCTTGCAGGAAACAGAGGATTTGTACAGCATTGATTTTGACAGCTATCTGTTCGGGGATGGCATTTTGGTGATTGAGTGGCCGGAGATTGCATACCCCTTGCTGGATAAATATTACAGTGTACACTTGACCTATGACGGGGAAAACCGCAAAATTGAAATCACGGAGGTGTGA